One Candidatus Ornithobacterium hominis genomic region harbors:
- a CDS encoding 1-aminocyclopropane-1-carboxylate deaminase/D-cysteine desulfhydrase, whose product MNLAALHNISPCPIQNVNMPLLEERNIGLDILREDMNHPLIQGNKLRKLKYNILEAHRLGFETILSFGGAFSNHISALAAAGKTFGFNSIGVIRGDELAKQPLNVTLKDAQERGMKLDFVSRSAYRSKNHPEFIKTLKNHWGNFFIVPEGGSNELGVKGVTEMVDERFLDYDFIATAVGSGGTLAGILQGLKNQRKVLGFPALRNANYLKDEIGKWTNFRNYEFINTYHFGGFGKIPPDLVTFAQVFYECSEIVLDPLYTSKMFYGLIDLIEKNYFKPGTRLLAIHTGGLQGISGVESKMGNWVNRL is encoded by the coding sequence ATGAATTTAGCCGCCTTACATAACATTTCTCCTTGCCCCATTCAAAATGTGAATATGCCGCTTCTGGAAGAGAGAAATATTGGGCTTGACATTTTGAGAGAAGATATGAATCACCCTCTCATTCAAGGGAATAAGCTACGAAAACTGAAATACAATATTCTAGAGGCACATCGGCTGGGGTTTGAAACTATTTTGAGTTTCGGAGGGGCGTTTTCTAATCACATTTCGGCACTAGCAGCCGCAGGCAAGACTTTTGGATTTAATTCAATTGGCGTCATCAGAGGTGATGAATTGGCAAAGCAGCCACTCAATGTGACACTAAAAGATGCTCAAGAAAGAGGAATGAAACTTGATTTTGTGAGTCGATCTGCGTATAGGAGCAAAAATCACCCAGAATTTATAAAGACTTTAAAAAATCATTGGGGGAATTTTTTTATTGTGCCAGAGGGTGGCAGTAATGAACTGGGCGTGAAGGGCGTAACAGAAATGGTAGATGAACGCTTTTTAGATTATGATTTCATCGCGACGGCAGTAGGTTCTGGTGGTACTTTGGCTGGAATTTTACAAGGCTTAAAAAATCAGAGAAAAGTATTAGGCTTCCCAGCACTTAGAAATGCTAATTACCTAAAAGATGAAATTGGAAAATGGACTAATTTCAGGAATTATGAATTTATTAACACATATCATTTTGGAGGTTTTGGGAAAATCCCTCCTGATTTAGTTACTTTTGCTCAAGTATTTTATGAATGTTCAGAAATTGTTTTAGACCCATTATACACTTCGAAGATGTTTTATGGGCTAATTGATTTGATTGAAAAAAATTATTTTAAACCTGGTACAAGATTGTTGGCAATTCATACTGGGGGCTTGCAAGGCATCTCTGGTGTGGAATCGAAAATGGGTAATTGGGTCAATAGATTATGA
- a CDS encoding DUF6973 domain-containing protein — translation MFFTLLKHPWLILPSVKATLRCSAAAEAHFADSHYGEGEANAYKHVLWNIFLADFSRFWLKTPKKRIFWAKKITDLHEQCFPNLPASQKMDLENNELGRKIYLKHYKDVKKSKDWEFIALKYKNEFSRLT, via the coding sequence ATGTTCTTCACATTACTGAAGCATCCGTGGCTGATTTTACCGAGCGTGAAGGCGACTTTGCGTTGCTCTGCCGCTGCAGAAGCCCATTTTGCAGATAGTCATTACGGTGAAGGCGAAGCCAATGCTTACAAACACGTTTTATGGAATATTTTTTTGGCTGACTTTAGTCGTTTTTGGCTTAAGACTCCCAAAAAAAGAATTTTTTGGGCAAAAAAGATTACCGATTTGCACGAGCAGTGTTTCCCTAATTTACCAGCTTCTCAAAAAATGGATTTGGAAAATAATGAATTAGGCCGAAAAATTTATTTAAAACATTATAAAGATGTCAAAAAATCAAAAGATTGGGAATTTATTGCCCTGAAATATAAAAATGAATTTAGCCGCCTTACATAA
- the gltX gene encoding glutamate--tRNA ligase codes for MSQVRVRFAPSPTGPLHMGGVRTALFNYLFAKKHNGKFLLRIEDTDQKRYVEGAEDYIIKALNWCGLTPDEGPETGGNFGPYRQSERNDIYQNHIQTLLNEGKAYYAFDTAEELENLRLAAEKRGNAFLYNSANRNELKNSLSLEKSEVEELLNQKTPFVIRFKIPDNETIRAHDIIRGNVVVESNTLDDKVLFKSDGLPTYHFANIVDDHLMRISHVIRGEEWLPSLPLHILLYKAFGWEAPQFAHLPLILKPEGKGKLSKRDGEKLGFPVFPLAWETENGIHDGYRESGYLPGAFINMLALLGWNPGTEEEIMDFPSLIRLFDLSKVNKSGARFNPEKAVWFNQQYLQQLTSKELLASFQEIIKSHQIQPNDAFDLKVIDAVKERASFAQDLWGNASFFYQAPQVFDEKGVKKVWKEDTEEILKNFLSLQKNIEIYSAENIHDEIQNFVKTQEIGFGKIMMPLRLSIVGALHGPDIPLMMELLGKDEIEKRVQFFIDYSH; via the coding sequence ATGAGTCAAGTTAGAGTTCGTTTTGCCCCTAGCCCCACTGGCCCATTACACATGGGCGGTGTACGCACGGCTTTATTCAATTATTTATTTGCCAAAAAACACAACGGCAAGTTTCTGCTTCGCATTGAAGATACCGACCAAAAACGCTATGTGGAGGGTGCCGAAGATTACATCATCAAAGCCCTGAATTGGTGCGGGCTAACTCCCGATGAAGGACCAGAAACTGGCGGAAATTTCGGCCCATACCGTCAATCGGAAAGAAATGATATTTACCAAAATCACATTCAAACCTTGCTCAACGAAGGCAAAGCTTATTACGCTTTTGATACTGCCGAGGAGTTAGAAAATCTGAGATTAGCTGCAGAAAAAAGAGGTAATGCTTTTCTCTACAATTCAGCAAATAGAAATGAATTAAAAAATTCCCTCAGCCTTGAAAAATCTGAAGTCGAAGAACTTCTGAATCAGAAAACTCCTTTTGTAATTCGATTTAAAATTCCTGATAATGAAACGATTAGAGCTCACGACATTATCCGTGGAAATGTCGTAGTAGAAAGTAACACCTTAGATGATAAAGTTTTGTTCAAATCAGATGGATTACCAACTTATCATTTTGCCAATATTGTCGATGACCATTTAATGCGCATCTCGCACGTCATCCGTGGCGAGGAATGGCTACCTTCTTTGCCATTGCACATTTTGCTCTACAAAGCTTTTGGCTGGGAAGCGCCACAATTTGCACATCTTCCATTAATTCTAAAACCTGAAGGAAAAGGGAAATTAAGCAAAAGAGATGGTGAAAAATTAGGATTTCCAGTGTTTCCATTGGCTTGGGAAACTGAAAATGGAATTCATGACGGGTATCGAGAATCTGGATACTTGCCTGGTGCGTTCATCAATATGCTAGCGCTGCTGGGCTGGAACCCTGGCACCGAAGAGGAAATCATGGATTTTCCTAGCTTGATTCGCTTGTTTGATTTATCTAAAGTAAATAAGTCTGGCGCACGATTTAATCCTGAAAAAGCCGTATGGTTCAATCAACAATATCTGCAGCAGTTGACCAGTAAGGAACTTTTGGCTTCGTTCCAAGAAATCATCAAAAGTCACCAAATTCAGCCGAACGACGCTTTTGATTTGAAAGTGATTGACGCCGTAAAGGAACGTGCAAGTTTCGCCCAAGACCTTTGGGGAAATGCTTCGTTTTTTTACCAAGCGCCACAAGTTTTTGATGAAAAAGGTGTGAAAAAAGTTTGGAAGGAGGATACAGAAGAAATTTTAAAGAATTTTCTAAGCCTTCAAAAAAATATTGAAATTTATTCAGCAGAAAACATTCATGATGAAATTCAAAATTTTGTAAAAACTCAGGAAATAGGATTTGGAAAAATCATGATGCCACTACGCTTATCAATTGTTGGGGCATTGCACGGGCCAGATATTCCACTGATGATGGAACTTCTAGGTAAAGATGAGATCGAAAAACGAGTTCAATTTTTTATAGATTACAGCCACTGA